AAATCTTCATCTGAACCCTGTAAACCTTCGTCTGAACTTTCTGAAACTTCCCCagaatgttctgaaagtttatcagtactgtctaaactttcatcagatgacacagatttttcatcttcacttttcacagtctctccaattgatttcatccaagtagcaaacaaatctggctctcggacgatcttagcaatgaaggctttgaactctcccttctcatctacaaacatatcccagctgaaaccttctggtagtttctcatcatcttgatcaataatgcgtgctgctgtggcttcagatgatatgtaattactccagctgaaatctaccaaacatgctctcttgggatcttcaatctttcttccgtgagctgtctgtggttcttgggattgaccaacttgctgatagatagctttgcgatagtaatcatctttcccgaatggattctgtgctccgctagcttctcttcctttgcactcccgcttgaaatggcctttctccctgcatcgaaaacaagtaactttagatttatcaaaacctaaagtagagacatgtgcatcaagaaagtcatttctcccggtaatggttttaaacttctcagctcgtcgaagaacactagcaagacaccatttgatatccatgagttccatttcttcggcatctatctgatcgtaatccccttttgtaagcataggatttccgatccgaccagcaacaagcccttcataggataacagaacagaacccagaagtgccatatggtcttttgcagtgtcttcagagaagctttgaccttctggaaggttgagggctatattgcattgaatcacatatccatttcctgtttttgtactctgagattGAAAGCTTGTATTTGTCTCTTTTGGATTGACattcggaaatgatgaaaacccgctgctaatcTTATTcaaaccctgatcagctttttcagatgaatcaccagcactgaacgcagtttgaGTTTTTGGACTTCTCTTAGATTCAGTGGTTGGAACACTACCCCGGTAGTACATcttcacgtcctgttgaccacttggactgttcattctcgcaatcttttgctgttcaagatcctgactttctattttttcaatgaactgtgaaatagtcagcccgtcatacacaccagtattttttaaaatcatcaaatacgttccccactctttctggggtaacgcgtcagccaatttatccacccattcctcacgacctttctcaactcccaacatcgataacgatcgcaccaagtgacagtatctctcgattagctttttagtatcctctcccggcaaactgctaaacaaatcgaattctttctttaacagtgctttcttgctcttgatcatgttttcacttccctTGAATTTAACCCTAAGAGCATCCtatatcgacttagcagttttgtcgtgctgtaacaaaatgaatatatcttcctttatcgcctgctgcaacaaactgatcatcattttctcggctctatacattgctcgttcttgatcagtaaactcggatatctctttaataacttgcaaatctgttcgaggcaaagtgtacttcttcaatatgcattcccatgatctgagatgattggcctgaacccagttttcaaaccgatccttccacccataatactcctcaatgctcatcaatctagggggcttttgagtcgttcccgtctcgttttctaaattcattacttgagcaattgcggctggagtagtcgatgtagcaaaagaGTTGTAAAACTCGGAATCCATACTGACTTATAAGCGAACTAAACAGATGACAAAAAAGCGAACCAACTCTGATCTAATAAGCGAACCAGAAAGGTACACACAAGCGAACCAGACAAAGTCCTTTGGAGCGGACCCTTATAAGCGAACCTTCCCAAACTTGACTAAAAAGCGGACCAGACCAGTACTTTGGAGCGGACCGAGatgatcaaataagcgatcctGTTATGTACTCTTGAGCGAACCAGAAATGAATTTGGAGCGGACCAAACTTCTAATTTCGAGCGAACCAGGAAAAAACGGTACAGATGAGCGAACCAGCTGAGACCAGAAAAGCGAATCAGACAGTGATTTAAGAGCGGATCTTGATGACGTCAGTACGAGCGAACCATATAACGAACATGATTTAACCTGTTTTTAAGTTGTATTATgtcctgaaactttcaagggtttgtctaagtATGATTATGCAAAATCTGTGAACTTTTGAATAAAAtttgaccgtgaaatctctcggaaatgagaaaagaaggtgtagaagaaagaaGAAACAATGAGaaacagctacaatctgcagaaaacctcctcccaagctctgataccacttgtaggatcgttttgctgacccgaacgagtcgttcagaggttgtctcttgcgtttcagatgcggaataataagaaatgcaagtagatatagcttgttcttcctcctaactgcttgttttattgatttgaaacgttttacagctcaatcgtcacaccggcagagcttcggcgtggaatctAACAACAACGTTATGAGGTCCGCTCAAACaactcctatatataggcagttgggtccgcttatgtgtcgtatgaccataaaagcggaccagcttagttcacataagcgaaccttgctgtcaaataagcgaaccaaaaccctaatgttcatatgagcggacctagccTATAtaaactcctgttttctcgtattacgtgccctatgctatacattacgacataagacctgatcctagacacctagacgcaatcaacagatgtagtgcactaacaccTACCTTCAATAGGTTTATGGAATTTTTCTGAATTTGGACATGAATTCACCTGTAGTTATCTAGGTTTTACTTCTACACACTATATCATCCCTAATTTAACCAAATCACAAACATGCATCATAAAATTTCAGATTTcctaaattcatgagaatttcaagtagagaattctcatcaaatttcacataccttataaTCCCCTCGCAATGAGGATCACGATTCTAAGCTTGGATTTCGTTTTGGACCAGATTTGCACCTTCAATTTTGAGATTTACTGGATGTTAGGGTTTGAGAATGGGGGTGTCACCCCCTGCTtgttcttgatcgaccagacccccaatttggggtgtttggttttgtttttgttactattagtaactTAAGTTTCAGTTTTGACAAGTTTAGACCCTCAACTTTGATTTATCCttaagtttaagtgttttaaccctatTAAGAGTTATTTCAAGActtgtaattaactaggttaaaattcctagttggttgattcttgtttatttatacttttaaattttaatataaagatttatattttcggggtgttacaagtccacccccgtTAAAAAGGgattcgtccccgaaaccgaattacgtaccaaataaagtAGGGTAAAGCCgttgcatctcctcttcggattcccatgtggtatccgCCCCCTTCTTGTGTTCCCATTTGACCCTTACTTGATTGATCTCTTTATTCCTTAACGTTTTCACCTTACGATCCAAAATCGCAATGGGCCTTACTACATAGTTTAATCTGTCatccacctcgatgtcatcgTAATGGATATAAGTTGACTCATCCGCTAGACATTTTCGAAGATGTGACACGTGAAACGTGTTATGAATTCCGCTTAGTTCTTCCGGTAGTTCAAGGCGATAGGTTACCTTTCCTACCCGTTCGATAACCGTAAACGGTCTGATAAATCTTGGGTTCAACTTCCCTTTCTTTCTAAACCGGATAACCCCTTTCCATGGGGACACTTTGAGCATGACTTTGTCGCCAACCTGGAATTCGATTGGTCTCCTCCTTTTGTCAGCATACGATTTTTGTctatcttgagccgctttcaagtgagcCCGAACCACATCAATCTTTTCATTGGTGGCTCGTACTATATCTTGGGGGGCAAGTTCACGTGGGCCCACTTCGTcccaacataccggggttcgACATTTCCTACCATAGAGCATCTCGTACGGTGCCatcttaatgctagcatgataggtgttgttataagaaaactcgaccaatggtagatgAACATCCCAACTGCCTCCAAAGTCGATTATACATGCCCGTagcatatcttccaacgtttgtattgttctttcactttgtccatctgtctGGGGATGGTATGCAGTGCTGATGAACAATTTGGTTCCCATCTTCTCTTGGAAATCTCACCAGAAGTTTGAAGTGAACCGGGCATCTCAATCAGACACAATGGATaccggtactccatggcgcgCTACGATCTCATTGGTATAAACTTCAGACATCTTTTCGGACGCATACGTTTCACGTATCGGAATAAATTAGCACTCTTAGTTAATCGGTCAACAAATACCCATATAGTATCAAATCCGCGGCTCGTCCTTGGTAGTTTGGTTAATAGGTCCGTCGTAAtgtgttcccatttccaaaccgggatttctaatGGTTGAAGTTTGCCGTATGGTTTTTGgtgctccgccttgacttgtagacaTGTCAAGCATTTCTCCACGTATTTAGCAACATCTCTTTTCATttcgggccaccaatagttttgttttaggtcgttatacatcttggtcgctccgggatgaatggaataacgggacttgtgagcttcatcgagcAGAAGCTTTTTAACTCCACAGGTGTTAGGGACCCAAATTCTATTGAAGCGTGTTTTTAAACCATGATTACCTTCTTCGAGATCCTTAACTTGGCCAACAATCCTTTCCTTTCTCCAGTTTTCCGTCTTTACTGCTTCATTTTGTGCTCCTCGAATTTGTTCAA
The Helianthus annuus cultivar XRQ/B chromosome 6, HanXRQr2.0-SUNRISE, whole genome shotgun sequence genome window above contains:
- the LOC110866026 gene encoding uncharacterized protein LOC110866026, translating into MAPYEMLYGRKCRTPVCWDEVGPRELAPQDIVRATNEKIDVVRAHLKAAQDRQKSYADKRRRPIEFQVGDKVMLKVSPWKGVIRFRKKGKLNPRFIRPFTVIERVGKVTYRLELPEELSGIHNTFHVSHLRKCLADESTYIHYDDIEVDDRLNYVVRPIAILDRKVKTLRNKEINQVRVKWEHKKGADTTWESEEEMQRLYPTLFGT